A stretch of the Alphaproteobacteria bacterium genome encodes the following:
- a CDS encoding mechanosensitive ion channel, which translates to MEAEASQAIDLATEILTAYGLRVIGAVVILIVGWVASSWAAHTIRKIAVRSEHVDVMLGSFLASLARYGIIAVTVLAVLAKFGVQTASLVAVLGATGLAIALALQGTLGHIAAGVMILFFRPFKVGQYVEVAGQAGTVKAVTLFTTELATPDNIQILIPNGQVWDTTLRNFSHYETRRIEIILGIDYGDDIDKAVASVRAVIDAESRILPAPESQVVVGALGTSSVDLSIRVWAKRDDFFDTKVDLTKALKERMDADGISIPYPHQTLIIQRDND; encoded by the coding sequence ATGGAAGCCGAGGCGAGCCAGGCGATCGATCTGGCGACGGAAATTCTCACGGCCTACGGGCTGCGCGTAATTGGTGCGGTGGTTATTCTTATCGTCGGTTGGGTCGCGTCAAGCTGGGCTGCCCACACGATCCGCAAGATTGCGGTGCGCAGCGAACATGTCGATGTCATGCTGGGCAGCTTCCTCGCCAGCCTAGCGCGCTACGGAATCATCGCCGTCACGGTGCTCGCCGTGCTCGCCAAGTTCGGCGTGCAGACGGCGAGTCTGGTGGCGGTGCTGGGCGCCACCGGCCTTGCCATTGCGCTCGCCCTGCAGGGTACCCTCGGCCATATCGCGGCGGGTGTGATGATCCTCTTCTTCCGCCCCTTCAAGGTCGGGCAGTATGTTGAGGTTGCGGGCCAAGCTGGCACTGTGAAGGCGGTGACACTGTTCACTACAGAGCTAGCGACGCCAGACAACATTCAGATTCTCATTCCCAACGGCCAGGTCTGGGATACGACGCTGCGCAATTTCAGCCATTATGAAACGCGGCGCATCGAGATCATTCTCGGCATAGATTACGGCGATGATATCGATAAGGCGGTGGCCAGCGTGCGCGCGGTCATTGATGCCGAGTCCCGCATCCTGCCGGCCCCTGAATCCCAGGTTGTGGTCGGCGCGCTGGGCACGAGCTCGGTAGATCTGAGCATACGCGTCTGGGCCAAGAGAGACGACTTCTTCGACACCAAGGTCGACCTTACCAAAGCGCTTAAGGAGCGTATGGATGCCGACGGCATCTCCATTCCCTATCCGCATCAAACTTTAATTATACAGCGAGATAATGATTAG